From the Chloroflexus aurantiacus J-10-fl genome, one window contains:
- the mutS gene encoding DNA mismatch repair protein MutS, protein MATIELHAWYRQYRKLKEEAADAILLFRFGDFYETFDDDAKLIAELLDITLTRKEYAVDKRLPKDQQKLYAPMAGMPYHAVDRYVSELIARGYRVAIAEQLSETEAMRNDTRPRSVYAAGLTPVESSGKMVQRAIVRVITPGTVIDPAMLPDRTNNYLAAVIVEQGKVGLAYADLSTGEFAAAEFTDARALMQLQAELARLSPAEVLVPDDEALRLPNLEPVQARLSQDLAPLTKEEREALLPHERVARRLEGASAASWTQGYVTEWPLWRWELATTTEVLCEHLALPSLAVCGLDGRPLATRAAGALLQYAQVTQRQRVSQLRALRVYHTGAYMLLDPQTRRNLELLESGGRQGAKASLIAVLDRTCTAMGARLLRRWITQPLIVIEPLQVRQHAVARLVAETMARLEVRSALADLPDMERALNRIAQGITVATPRDMTQLRAALRKLPAVAQAVQALLPDLLAAEMPGEPPLVFDVCADVLDLLERALDDDPPALLGSSNYLRAAEEGGERPRRVIRPGFDQRLDALIRASRHAQEFIDRLESKERERTGIRSLKVGYNQVFGYYIEISRAVDAKLIPAHYERKQTLVNAERYVTEELKYYEGLLSDARLKLVDLERDIFQRLCDELQPHLDRLRATIAAVARIDALAALAEVAVRGRYVQPRLRTDRVLRIKQGRHPVVERTLSEPFIGNDIDLDGEQAQILIITGPNMAGKSTFLRQVALITLMAQIGSFVPADEAEIGLVDRIFTRIGAQDDIATGQSTFMVEMTETAALLMQSTPRSLIILDEVGRGTSTYDGMAIARAVVEYIHDHPRLGCRTLFATHYHELIALERELPRVRNYHMAAVERDGRVVFLHELRPGGADRSYGIHVAELAGIPPEVIRRASALLADLEGQRPPSSPAQPPAPPAPVVVPAQETGQGMQLSFFDLAPHPVVEYLRRLRIEELTPLEALNRLAELQRLAGQG, encoded by the coding sequence ATGGCTACTATTGAGTTGCACGCCTGGTATCGACAGTATCGTAAGCTGAAGGAGGAGGCCGCTGATGCGATCCTTCTTTTTCGGTTTGGTGATTTTTATGAGACGTTTGATGATGATGCGAAGTTGATTGCTGAATTACTTGACATAACGCTGACGCGCAAGGAGTATGCGGTTGATAAGCGTTTGCCCAAGGATCAGCAGAAGTTGTATGCGCCCATGGCCGGGATGCCTTATCACGCTGTGGATCGCTATGTTTCTGAGTTGATCGCGCGCGGGTATCGGGTCGCTATCGCTGAGCAGTTGAGTGAGACTGAGGCGATGCGTAATGATACACGACCGCGCTCGGTCTATGCCGCCGGGCTGACGCCGGTCGAGAGTAGCGGGAAGATGGTGCAGCGGGCGATTGTGCGGGTGATTACGCCGGGGACGGTGATTGATCCGGCTATGCTGCCCGACCGTACCAATAATTATCTCGCTGCGGTGATTGTTGAACAGGGTAAGGTCGGTCTGGCTTATGCTGATCTTTCTACCGGTGAGTTCGCTGCGGCAGAGTTTACCGATGCCCGGGCGTTGATGCAGTTGCAGGCCGAGCTGGCCCGGCTGTCACCGGCTGAGGTGTTGGTGCCTGATGATGAGGCACTGCGCTTGCCTAATCTGGAGCCGGTGCAGGCCCGCCTTAGTCAGGATTTGGCACCCCTGACGAAGGAGGAGCGTGAGGCTCTGTTGCCCCACGAGCGGGTCGCTCGCCGTCTGGAAGGTGCGAGTGCGGCGAGTTGGACGCAGGGGTATGTGACGGAGTGGCCGCTTTGGCGTTGGGAGTTGGCGACGACGACTGAGGTGTTGTGTGAGCATTTGGCGCTGCCGTCGCTGGCGGTGTGCGGTCTGGACGGGCGTCCACTTGCGACCCGGGCAGCCGGTGCGTTGTTGCAGTATGCGCAGGTCACTCAGCGCCAGCGCGTGAGTCAGTTGCGTGCTTTGCGGGTGTATCATACCGGCGCGTATATGCTGCTCGATCCACAGACCCGCCGTAATCTGGAGCTGCTTGAGAGTGGTGGTCGCCAGGGAGCGAAGGCGTCGTTGATTGCGGTGCTTGATCGTACCTGTACTGCGATGGGGGCGCGTTTGTTGCGCCGTTGGATTACGCAGCCGTTGATTGTGATCGAACCGCTTCAGGTGCGTCAGCACGCCGTCGCTCGTCTGGTGGCTGAGACGATGGCTCGTCTGGAGGTGCGTTCGGCGCTCGCCGATTTGCCCGATATGGAGCGGGCACTCAATCGGATTGCGCAGGGTATCACGGTCGCTACGCCGCGTGATATGACGCAGTTGCGGGCGGCGTTGCGTAAGTTGCCCGCTGTTGCGCAGGCGGTGCAGGCGCTGTTGCCCGATTTGCTCGCTGCTGAGATGCCCGGTGAGCCGCCGCTGGTGTTCGATGTCTGCGCCGATGTGCTTGACCTGCTCGAACGGGCGCTTGATGATGATCCGCCGGCGTTGCTCGGTTCGTCGAATTATTTGCGCGCAGCCGAAGAGGGTGGCGAACGGCCCCGGCGGGTGATTCGCCCCGGTTTTGATCAGCGTCTCGATGCGTTGATTCGGGCCAGTCGCCACGCTCAGGAGTTTATTGATCGTCTGGAGAGTAAGGAGCGCGAGCGAACCGGTATCCGTTCGCTCAAAGTGGGCTATAACCAGGTGTTTGGTTACTATATCGAGATTTCGCGCGCTGTTGATGCGAAGTTGATCCCGGCCCACTACGAACGTAAGCAGACGCTGGTCAACGCCGAGCGCTATGTCACCGAAGAGTTGAAGTACTATGAAGGGCTGTTGAGTGATGCCCGTCTGAAGCTGGTCGATCTTGAGCGTGATATTTTTCAGCGGCTCTGCGATGAGTTGCAACCGCATCTTGATCGGTTGCGCGCTACGATTGCGGCGGTTGCGCGTATTGATGCGCTGGCAGCGCTGGCCGAGGTTGCTGTGCGTGGTCGTTATGTGCAACCACGATTGCGCACTGATCGGGTGTTGCGGATTAAGCAGGGGCGCCACCCGGTGGTGGAACGTACTCTGAGTGAGCCGTTTATCGGGAACGATATTGATCTTGATGGCGAACAGGCACAGATTTTGATTATCACCGGGCCGAATATGGCCGGTAAGAGTACGTTTTTGCGTCAGGTGGCTTTGATTACGCTGATGGCGCAAATTGGTTCGTTTGTGCCGGCTGATGAGGCTGAGATTGGCCTGGTTGATCGCATTTTTACCCGGATTGGTGCTCAAGATGATATTGCAACCGGCCAGAGTACGTTTATGGTCGAGATGACCGAGACGGCAGCGCTGCTGATGCAAAGTACGCCGCGCTCGTTGATCATTCTCGATGAGGTTGGCCGTGGTACCAGTACTTACGATGGGATGGCGATTGCCCGTGCCGTCGTGGAGTATATTCACGATCATCCGCGCCTGGGCTGTCGGACGCTGTTTGCGACCCATTACCACGAGTTGATCGCGCTCGAACGTGAGTTGCCTCGTGTCCGTAATTATCATATGGCGGCGGTGGAGCGTGATGGTCGGGTGGTCTTTTTGCATGAATTGCGACCCGGGGGCGCTGATCGCTCTTACGGCATCCACGTCGCTGAGCTGGCCGGTATTCCGCCAGAGGTGATTCGGCGGGCCAGTGCCTTGCTGGCCGATCTTGAGGGTCAGCGCCCGCCATCCTCACCTGCCCAACCACCTGCCCCACCGGCACCGGTCGTTGTGCCGGCGCAGGAAACCGGTCAGGGGATGCAATTGTCGTTTTTTGATCTGGCACCGCATCCGGTGGTAGAGTATTTACGTCGGCTTCGCATCGAGGAGCTGACACCACTTGAAGCGTTAAACCGGCTGGCCGAACTTCAGCGGCTGGCCGGGCAGGGATAG